One part of the Algibacter sp. L1A34 genome encodes these proteins:
- the nadE gene encoding NAD(+) synthase — MRSITTKPFSKDILHIENIDIVCNEIIEKLRTNVAKKLQRKGAIIGISGGIDSSVCMALSAKAFGSKKVTAIMLPEQDSSKDSQVLAEKLAAKFGVTNTLVEDITKILDGFGCYQRRDEAIARVILDFNPHIDKAKIEIKQDVASNLPPIFSITVIKPNGEKVSKILPVKEYLQIVASTNFKQRSRMSMLYYHAERLHYAVIGTPNKHEVEQGFFVKHGDGAADVMPIGHLYKTQVYQIAKYLGVPQEIIDRTPTTDTYTAEQTQEDFFYQMPFEQMDLIWYGWENNYPANDVAKVMDRSTQDIENIYKNFKRKRKTTEYLRMRPIF; from the coding sequence ATGAGGTCAATTACAACTAAACCGTTTTCAAAAGATATTTTACACATTGAAAATATTGACATTGTTTGTAACGAAATAATAGAAAAACTAAGGACAAACGTTGCTAAAAAACTACAACGTAAAGGTGCTATAATAGGTATTAGTGGAGGAATTGATTCTTCTGTTTGTATGGCATTATCAGCGAAAGCTTTTGGTTCCAAAAAAGTAACTGCAATCATGCTTCCGGAACAAGACTCGAGCAAAGACAGCCAAGTATTAGCCGAAAAATTAGCAGCTAAATTCGGGGTTACCAATACATTGGTGGAAGATATAACGAAGATTTTAGATGGTTTTGGTTGTTACCAAAGAAGGGATGAAGCTATTGCAAGAGTAATTCTCGATTTCAATCCACACATTGATAAAGCTAAAATTGAAATTAAGCAAGATGTAGCTTCAAATTTACCTCCAATTTTTTCTATAACTGTTATTAAACCCAATGGAGAAAAGGTAAGTAAGATATTACCAGTAAAAGAATATCTTCAAATTGTGGCTTCTACAAATTTTAAACAACGCAGTAGAATGAGTATGCTGTATTATCATGCCGAAAGATTGCACTATGCAGTAATAGGTACACCAAATAAACATGAGGTAGAACAAGGTTTTTTTGTTAAGCACGGTGATGGCGCAGCAGATGTTATGCCAATTGGGCACTTATATAAAACGCAAGTTTATCAAATAGCAAAATATTTGGGAGTTCCACAAGAAATTATTGATAGAACACCTACAACAGATACGTATACTGCGGAGCAAACACAGGAAGATTTCTTTTATCAAATGCCATTCGAGCAAATGGATTTAATATGGTATGGTTGGGAAAATAATTATCCAGCTAATGACGTTGCAAAGGTTATGGATCGATCAACTCAAGATATTGAGAATATCTATAAAAACTTTAAAAGAAAAAGAAAAACAACCGAGTATTTACGAATGAGACCCATATTTTAG
- a CDS encoding acyl carrier protein — translation MEKEIDIKNKIRDYIIESTFDDVKKITDETLIFEEGVLDSMGLLFLIEFLKEEFGITTNDEELVIDNFQSINSIVTFIKNKT, via the coding sequence GTGGAAAAAGAAATTGATATAAAAAATAAAATCCGAGACTATATTATCGAATCTACTTTTGATGATGTAAAAAAAATAACGGATGAAACTCTTATTTTCGAAGAAGGAGTTCTTGATTCCATGGGTTTACTTTTTTTAATAGAATTCTTAAAGGAAGAATTTGGTATTACAACTAATGATGAGGAACTTGTGATTGATAATTTTCAATCTATTAATAGCATCGTTACTTTCATAAAAAATAAAACATAA
- the asnB gene encoding asparagine synthase (glutamine-hydrolyzing), which yields MCGITGFFQFNSSTDNKVNTLRHMLTRIKHRGPDESGIYLSDTVGLGSVRLSIIDLSTGTMPLSNKDESLWIVFNGEIFNYIELREELLSKNHKFKTHSDTEVIIHLYEEYGPEFLNKLNGQFAIAIWDKNKQELFLARDRVGIRPLFYTTVGNSFVFASEIKSFLEFPGFNPKISAKALSEYFTFWTSLSSNTAFEGVFELPPGNYITINAHSKTIKSYWQLPITKPNEYEFNNLEEAAIEFETIFTDAVKLRLRSDVPVAAYLSGGLDSSITTSFIKKTTPGSSLRTFSIGFTEKDFDESSYQNIAKDYFKTQHANVTCSPKDIADNFKNIIWHSEAPLLRTAPTPMSILAKNVRDHNIKVVITGEGADELFGGYNIFKETKIKHFWAKDPESKYRPLLLKKLYPYIPQIKTANSNVLKMFFGYKLNETESPIYSHVLRWNNTSRINNYLSKDYKEIIKNHNPISEIEKQLQDRFKDYDYLTKAQCIEFELFLPKYLLSSQGDRMAMANSIEGRYPFLDHRVIEFSMKLNPDLKLHGLNEKYLLKKMMKGKLPESILNRPKQAYRAPIQSAFFSEEMPIYLKDMLSDRKIIRFGIFNPKFVNQLIRKMKLNKQVSEIDNMAITAILSTQVLYDLFINHSIPKIQERELVVFNKTVLE from the coding sequence ATGTGCGGCATTACAGGCTTTTTCCAATTTAATTCAAGCACAGATAATAAAGTAAACACTTTAAGGCATATGCTAACCAGAATTAAGCATAGAGGACCAGACGAAAGTGGAATTTATTTATCTGACACTGTTGGTCTTGGAAGTGTACGACTAAGTATTATCGATTTAAGTACTGGCACTATGCCATTGTCTAACAAAGATGAATCGTTATGGATTGTCTTCAATGGTGAGATATTCAATTATATTGAGCTTAGAGAAGAGTTATTATCAAAAAACCACAAGTTTAAAACGCATAGTGATACAGAAGTCATTATTCATTTATATGAAGAATACGGCCCTGAATTTCTTAACAAATTAAATGGTCAATTTGCTATAGCTATCTGGGATAAAAATAAACAAGAATTATTTTTGGCTAGAGATCGAGTTGGTATCAGACCATTATTTTACACCACAGTTGGAAATTCTTTTGTTTTTGCTTCGGAAATAAAATCTTTTTTAGAATTTCCAGGCTTCAACCCAAAAATTTCAGCGAAAGCTTTATCAGAGTATTTTACTTTTTGGACATCGCTATCATCAAATACTGCTTTTGAAGGTGTTTTTGAATTACCACCAGGAAATTACATAACCATTAACGCACATTCTAAAACCATAAAAAGTTATTGGCAATTACCCATTACTAAACCCAATGAATATGAATTCAATAATTTAGAAGAAGCAGCAATAGAATTTGAAACAATATTTACTGATGCTGTAAAATTAAGATTAAGATCAGATGTACCAGTAGCAGCTTATTTAAGCGGTGGATTAGACTCAAGCATAACAACATCATTTATAAAAAAAACAACGCCAGGTAGCAGCCTTCGAACCTTTTCAATTGGTTTTACCGAAAAGGATTTTGATGAATCGTCCTATCAAAATATAGCTAAAGATTATTTTAAGACTCAACACGCAAATGTTACTTGTAGCCCTAAAGATATTGCAGATAATTTTAAAAATATTATTTGGCACTCAGAAGCACCTTTGTTACGTACAGCACCTACACCAATGAGTATTTTAGCTAAAAATGTTCGAGACCATAACATAAAAGTAGTTATTACTGGAGAAGGTGCCGATGAGCTTTTTGGAGGATATAATATTTTCAAAGAAACCAAAATCAAACACTTTTGGGCCAAGGATCCAGAATCAAAGTATCGTCCTTTATTACTAAAAAAATTGTACCCATATATTCCGCAAATTAAGACGGCGAATAGCAATGTATTAAAAATGTTTTTTGGGTATAAATTAAATGAAACAGAATCGCCTATTTATTCGCATGTATTGAGATGGAATAACACTTCCAGAATTAATAATTATTTATCTAAAGATTACAAAGAAATTATTAAAAATCACAACCCAATTTCTGAAATAGAAAAGCAATTACAAGATAGATTTAAAGACTACGATTATCTTACAAAAGCACAATGTATTGAGTTCGAATTATTTTTACCTAAATATTTACTATCCTCACAAGGAGATAGAATGGCCATGGCAAATTCTATTGAAGGACGTTATCCTTTTTTAGACCATAGAGTCATCGAGTTTTCCATGAAACTAAATCCTGATCTAAAATTACATGGATTAAATGAAAAATACCTATTGAAGAAAATGATGAAAGGTAAATTGCCTGAATCTATATTAAACAGACCCAAACAAGCCTATAGAGCACCTATACAAAGTGCTTTCTTTTCTGAAGAAATGCCAATATATTTAAAGGATATGTTATCTGATAGAAAAATTATACGTTTTGGAATTTTCAACCCAAAATTTGTAAATCAATTAATACGTAAAATGAAATTAAATAAACAAGTATCTGAAATTGACAATATGGCCATTACAGCCATATTATCAACACAAGTTTTATATGATTTATTTATTAATCATTCCATACCTAAAATACAAGAAAGAGAATTAGTGGTATTTAATAAAACAGTATTAGAATAA
- a CDS encoding peptidoglycan bridge formation glycyltransferase FemA/FemB family protein, with protein MSELEIIKNKLEWDSTIKLFVESDFYHTYDYHLISKKEDETPILIKYNEDDLVIVLPLLIRKIEGTEFKDATSVYGYPGPISINLTEDFNNTIFIKKMYRFLYENNIVSVFSRLNPYIKHQETILKGLGQIYSPGQVIDIDLTKDIESQKVDYNRRLKTYINKSRKQYSTRLAKKNQDIETFIDMYYENMRRVKAIDSYFFTKAYFFDFIKSNSFDTDILLAIDNDSKEIIGGAMFVKKNNIVQYHLSGVKNEYLSLNPIKLLIDDMRIRATKEKFTFFNLGGGVGGKTDSLFYFKSGFSKEIKDFKIWRYIVNEQVYENLVRDKHKQKIDCVFSHKTCLEYFPCYRCNIKY; from the coding sequence ATGAGTGAATTAGAAATCATAAAAAACAAATTGGAATGGGACTCAACAATTAAATTATTTGTCGAATCCGATTTCTATCATACTTATGATTATCATTTAATTTCTAAAAAAGAAGATGAAACTCCTATTTTAATAAAATACAACGAGGATGATTTAGTTATTGTGTTACCACTACTAATAAGAAAAATTGAAGGAACAGAATTTAAAGACGCTACTTCGGTTTATGGCTACCCTGGCCCTATTTCCATTAATTTAACAGAGGATTTTAACAATACCATTTTCATAAAAAAAATGTATCGGTTTTTATATGAAAATAATATTGTATCGGTTTTTTCCAGACTAAACCCTTATATAAAACACCAAGAAACTATTCTCAAAGGTTTAGGGCAAATTTATTCTCCTGGCCAAGTCATAGATATTGATCTCACAAAAGATATTGAAAGTCAAAAAGTCGATTACAATAGGAGATTAAAAACCTATATTAATAAATCTAGAAAGCAATATAGTACACGTTTAGCTAAAAAAAACCAAGACATTGAGACGTTTATTGACATGTACTATGAAAACATGAGGCGTGTAAAAGCAATTGATTCATACTTTTTTACGAAAGCCTATTTTTTTGATTTTATTAAATCAAATAGCTTCGATACCGATATATTATTAGCTATTGATAACGACTCTAAGGAAATTATTGGTGGAGCCATGTTTGTTAAAAAGAATAACATTGTTCAATATCATTTATCTGGAGTAAAAAATGAGTATTTATCCTTAAACCCAATAAAATTATTGATAGATGACATGCGGATTAGGGCAACAAAAGAAAAGTTTACATTCTTTAATTTAGGTGGTGGAGTAGGAGGCAAAACAGACTCCCTATTTTATTTTAAATCGGGGTTTTCTAAGGAAATAAAAGATTTCAAAATTTGGAGATATATTGTGAATGAACAGGTTTATGAAAACTTAGTTAGAGATAAACATAAGCAGAAAATAGATTGTGTTTTTTCGCATAAAACCTGCTTAGAATATTTCCCATGTTATCGATGTAATATTAAATATTAA